The genomic interval CCCCAATGATCTTATGATCTTGGATCCTGAGGAAATGAAAGCTTATAACCAAGAACCTGATGCTTGCTGGGAATGTTATTCCTGCGTAAAGATTTGTCCTCAGGGTGCTATTGAGGCTCGTCCTTATGCTGACTTTGCTCCTATGGGTGGTACTAGTATTCCTATGCGCAGTGCTTCTGACATTATGTGGACAATTCAATTTAGAAACGGCAACATTAAGCGTTTCAAATTCCCTATCAGAACCACTGATGAAGGTTCTATCAAGCCTTATGAAGGAAAACCTGAAGCAGGCGATTTAGATAATGAGCTTCTTTTCACTGAGACTGAGTTGAAGAAACCAATTGAGGTTTTGGGTAAGAAGTACGAAGTTGCTAATGCTGACTTGGTAGAAACCTGGGTTGATCCTAAGTTCAGAAAATAACAAATTAACTAGAAAATAAACTAAGGAGGGTAAAGATATGCCTCAGATTCCTGCTAAGGCCAAACCATTAGGGTTGCCTTTGGCTGAACCCGAAGTTGTAGAATTGACAACCGACGTATTGCTCGTCGGTGGTGGTATGGGTTGTTGTGGTGCTGCTTTTGAGGCCAAAAGATGGGCTGATAAATATGGTGTAAAAGTTCTTTTGGTAGATAAGGCTGCTTTAGAAAGATCTGGTGCTGTTGCTCAGGGTCTTTCTGCTATTAATACTTATTTAGGCGAAAATACTCCTGATGATTATGTT from Desulfonauticus submarinus carries:
- the aprB gene encoding adenylyl-sulfate reductase subunit beta, whose amino-acid sequence is MPTFVNPAKCDGCKGGEKTACMYICPNDLMILDPEEMKAYNQEPDACWECYSCVKICPQGAIEARPYADFAPMGGTSIPMRSASDIMWTIQFRNGNIKRFKFPIRTTDEGSIKPYEGKPEAGDLDNELLFTETELKKPIEVLGKKYEVANADLVETWVDPKFRK